Proteins from a genomic interval of Chitinophagales bacterium:
- the recA gene encoding recombinase RecA, whose amino-acid sequence MAVDQEKLKALGLTVAKLDKIYGKGTVMKLGDTKGIVKADTIPTGSLGLDVALGIGGYPRGRVIEIFGPESSGKTTLAIHAIAEVHKKGGLAAFIDAEHAFDKAYAEALGVDVENLFISQPDNGEQALEIAEHLIRSAAVDLVVIDSVAALVPRGEIEGEMGDSKMGLQARLMSQAMRKLAGAINKTGCMCIFINQLRQKIGVMFGNPETTTGGQALKFYASIRLDIRRIAQIKNGTDIVGNRTRVKVVKNKLAPPFKTTEFDIMYGEGVSKLGEIVDYGVEMDIIGKSGSWYSFEENKIGQGRENVKAFLKDNPELALEIENRIKAKILGENIQSPSSGDDDDVDMEDVETSSKKKKK is encoded by the coding sequence ATGGCAGTTGATCAAGAAAAATTAAAAGCCTTGGGCTTAACAGTAGCCAAATTAGATAAAATTTACGGAAAAGGTACTGTAATGAAATTAGGTGATACCAAAGGGATTGTGAAAGCGGATACCATCCCAACAGGTTCTTTGGGCTTAGACGTGGCACTGGGCATCGGCGGTTATCCGAGAGGTCGGGTAATCGAAATTTTTGGTCCTGAATCTTCTGGTAAAACGACTTTGGCCATCCATGCGATTGCAGAGGTACACAAAAAAGGAGGTCTCGCTGCTTTTATTGATGCAGAGCATGCTTTTGACAAAGCGTATGCAGAAGCATTGGGAGTAGATGTCGAAAACCTATTCATTTCTCAACCCGACAATGGAGAGCAAGCATTGGAAATTGCAGAACATTTGATTCGCTCGGCAGCAGTAGATTTGGTGGTGATTGACTCAGTGGCGGCATTGGTTCCAAGAGGTGAGATTGAAGGGGAAATGGGTGATTCTAAGATGGGTTTGCAGGCTCGTTTGATGTCGCAAGCTATGCGTAAATTGGCAGGGGCTATCAACAAAACGGGTTGTATGTGTATTTTCATCAATCAGTTGCGCCAAAAAATTGGAGTCATGTTTGGGAATCCTGAAACGACTACGGGAGGCCAAGCCTTGAAGTTTTATGCTTCTATTCGATTGGACATTCGTCGAATTGCTCAAATTAAGAATGGTACTGATATTGTGGGTAATAGAACTCGTGTGAAAGTGGTGAAAAACAAATTGGCTCCTCCTTTCAAAACTACAGAGTTTGATATTATGTATGGTGAAGGGGTATCAAAGCTTGGAGAAATTGTGGACTATGGTGTAGAAATGGATATTATTGGCAAAAGTGGTTCTTGGTATAGCTTTGAAGAGAACAAAATTGGTCAAGGTAGAGAGAATGTAAAGGCATTTTTGAAGGATAATCCTGAATTGGCTCTTGAAATAGAAAATCGCATCAAGGCTAAGATTTTGGGGGAAAATATTCAGTCGCCAAGCTCTGGAGATGATGATGATGTGGATATGGAAGATGTGGAAACGAGTTCTAAGAAGAAGAAAAAATAA
- a CDS encoding sugar kinase, whose amino-acid sequence MNNTNNAKSFDVLAVGELLIDLIGTNKATSLEDTFAFERFQGGSPANFARNLSKLGNRVKLVASIGEDGLGRFLQSQVVALSMDCRDVKMRPNFPTTIITVAKTDGTPDFQAYRGADTQILPDQLQPKTLQQTRIFHTTCFALSKNPAQKSIMEAAQIAASHGCQLSIDINYAPEIWENRQEAQDIIARYCSYGALVKLSIDDWERTYQRPDEAPETIIEFIHNLGAKEVCLTLGSEGSYVSKGGEPVFVSARKIEVADVTGAGDAFWSGYLTAWLDGHGPETCALFGRSIAEIKLQHIGPLVEDIDKQLIYADLLK is encoded by the coding sequence TTGAACAACACAAACAACGCCAAATCTTTCGATGTTCTTGCAGTGGGTGAATTGCTGATTGACTTAATTGGCACAAACAAAGCAACAAGCCTTGAAGATACATTTGCTTTTGAACGTTTTCAGGGAGGAAGCCCTGCCAATTTTGCCCGCAACTTGTCCAAACTTGGCAATCGGGTAAAATTGGTAGCAAGTATTGGAGAGGACGGTTTGGGGCGTTTTTTACAGTCGCAGGTAGTAGCTTTGTCTATGGATTGCAGGGATGTAAAAATGCGTCCAAATTTTCCAACGACGATTATTACCGTCGCTAAAACCGATGGTACACCCGATTTTCAGGCTTATCGTGGAGCAGACACGCAGATTTTACCCGATCAATTGCAGCCCAAAACATTGCAGCAAACCCGCATTTTCCACACGACTTGTTTTGCCTTGAGTAAAAATCCTGCACAAAAAAGCATTATGGAGGCAGCTCAAATTGCAGCAAGTCATGGTTGTCAGTTGAGTATTGACATCAACTATGCACCCGAAATTTGGGAAAACCGACAAGAGGCGCAAGACATCATTGCGAGGTATTGCAGCTATGGCGCACTCGTCAAATTGAGCATTGACGATTGGGAACGCACCTATCAACGCCCTGATGAAGCCCCTGAAACCATTATTGAATTTATACACAATTTGGGCGCAAAGGAAGTGTGCTTGACCCTCGGTAGTGAAGGGAGTTATGTGTCAAAGGGAGGTGAGCCTGTGTTCGTTTCTGCCCGCAAAATTGAAGTAGCGGATGTGACAGGTGCGGGGGATGCTTTTTGGTCGGGATATTTGACGGCATGGCTCGATGGTCATGGGCCTGAGACTTGTGCTTTGTTTGGTAGAAGTATTGCCGAAATCAAATTGCAGCATATCGGACCGCTAGTTGAGGATATTGATAAACAGTTGATTTATGCAGACTTATTGAAGTAA
- a CDS encoding ATP-binding protein, whose protein sequence is MKKTLVGREEEKRILRKALESDEAEMVSIIGRRRVGKTFLIKTVYKDHLDFEITGLQNAPKTEQLQNFAYRLGEASNLSLPVKIPVNWLEAFMLLINYLKNIDSEKRKVVFLDEIPWLATHKSGFLRGLSFFWNSWAVDQNIVVVICGSAASWMIQKVIHHRGGLHNRVTKNIFLEPFTLLETELYLNSRNIYFERYQIIQIYMAIGGIPHYLKEIEGGKSATQNIEQICFSKKGLLQDEFLKLYPSLFSHAENHIAVIRALGQQKQGLTRQQIIEGAKISAGGTIQRVLKELVQSGFISDYQPFGKKKKEKLYRLTDEYSLFYLQFIEGKKHEGKDLWHHISQTQNYKTWSGYAFESICLKHIPQIKKALGISGIYAVSYSFYKKGTDEEKGTQIDLLIDRKDQTINLVEIKFYNEIFSLSKSYAEILSTKKSVFRATTKTRKQIFMVLITTFGLKHNKHSLGLIDSVLTMDDLFEPE, encoded by the coding sequence ATGAAAAAAACGCTGGTAGGAAGGGAAGAAGAAAAAAGAATCTTGCGGAAGGCTTTGGAGTCGGACGAGGCAGAGATGGTTTCTATTATCGGACGACGACGGGTAGGCAAAACTTTCTTAATCAAAACAGTGTATAAAGACCACTTAGATTTTGAGATAACAGGACTTCAAAATGCACCAAAAACCGAACAACTTCAAAACTTTGCTTACCGTTTGGGAGAAGCAAGCAATCTTTCTCTACCTGTAAAAATACCTGTCAATTGGTTGGAAGCCTTTATGTTGCTTATCAACTACTTGAAAAATATAGATAGCGAAAAACGAAAAGTTGTTTTTTTGGACGAGATTCCGTGGTTGGCAACTCACAAATCGGGCTTTTTGAGGGGATTGAGTTTTTTTTGGAACAGTTGGGCGGTTGACCAAAATATTGTAGTGGTGATATGTGGTTCGGCAGCCTCTTGGATGATACAAAAAGTAATACACCATCGAGGAGGTTTGCATAATCGAGTCACCAAAAATATCTTTTTAGAACCCTTCACTTTACTTGAGACGGAACTCTATCTAAACAGCCGCAATATTTATTTTGAACGCTATCAAATCATTCAAATTTACATGGCAATAGGAGGCATTCCGCATTACCTCAAAGAAATTGAAGGAGGGAAAAGTGCTACTCAGAATATTGAACAGATTTGTTTTTCCAAAAAAGGATTGCTACAAGATGAGTTTTTGAAGCTGTATCCGTCTTTGTTCAGTCATGCTGAAAATCACATTGCGGTTATCCGAGCTTTGGGGCAACAAAAACAAGGATTGACTCGACAGCAAATCATTGAAGGGGCAAAAATATCCGCAGGGGGCACAATTCAGAGAGTTCTAAAAGAATTGGTGCAATCGGGTTTTATATCAGATTATCAACCTTTTGGCAAAAAGAAAAAGGAAAAGTTATACCGCCTCACAGACGAATACTCCTTATTCTATTTGCAGTTTATTGAAGGAAAGAAGCACGAAGGAAAAGATTTGTGGCACCACATTAGTCAAACCCAAAACTACAAAACGTGGAGTGGCTATGCCTTTGAAAGCATTTGCTTAAAACACATTCCACAGATTAAGAAAGCTTTGGGAATTTCGGGAATTTATGCCGTGTCCTATTCGTTTTACAAAAAAGGAACAGACGAAGAAAAAGGCACGCAGATTGACCTATTGATAGATAGAAAAGACCAAACCATTAATTTGGTTGAAATCAAGTTTTACAACGAAATATTTTCCCTATCCAAATCATATGCAGAGATTTTAAGCACAAAAAAAAGTGTTTTTCGAGCAACTACCAAAACCCGTAAACAAATTTTTATGGTTTTGATTACCACTTTTGGATTGAAGCATAACAAACACAGTTTAGGATTGATTGACAGTGTATTAACAATGGATGACTTGTTTGAACCAGAATAG
- a CDS encoding N-acetylmuramoyl-L-alanine amidase, with amino-acid sequence MRIYICKILTPVLVCVILSACSSYQKVQHTQKAPPVHRTPAASSKYSSNTYIDKGETAKPRKFVPGSGGNGTLANDRKGIKERNYAKIVPVKPQSNARNPLEGEFYKIPATINESEKYDKTAQWEKDFHDTQIASGRKFLHKKIAVPVPGEDKIMEVVRCTPANGYTGYYEAEVVDKKQIVMHFTVGNIKSDVDVLTRPRRGYSKYRESVPFVLGRDGTIYQLFSSSYWSHHLGKGTIGGNEEMSKQSIAIEISNYGPLLPRNGKLETVYSRTKTNPNYVDVYCSMEDSTKYIKLDKPYKGYQYYANFTHQQYETLIVLLRYLTATYDIPREFLPEDIRFDATEKNTTFKGVLTHLNYRATGKWDIGPAFDWERVIRGVQAEKYEPHFADVGEE; translated from the coding sequence ATGAGAATATATATATGTAAAATATTAACGCCAGTATTGGTATGTGTAATTTTAAGCGCATGTAGCAGCTACCAGAAAGTACAACATACCCAAAAAGCACCTCCTGTGCATCGTACACCTGCTGCTTCCTCCAAGTATAGCAGCAATACCTATATTGACAAAGGTGAGACGGCAAAACCTCGAAAATTTGTTCCAGGATCTGGTGGAAATGGCACTTTGGCAAATGATAGAAAGGGTATCAAAGAGAGAAACTATGCTAAAATTGTTCCTGTCAAGCCACAATCTAATGCAAGAAATCCCCTCGAAGGAGAATTTTACAAAATACCTGCAACCATCAATGAATCAGAAAAATACGATAAAACGGCTCAGTGGGAAAAAGATTTTCACGATACACAGATAGCAAGTGGACGCAAATTTCTCCACAAAAAAATTGCAGTACCCGTTCCTGGAGAAGACAAAATCATGGAGGTCGTGCGCTGTACGCCTGCAAATGGCTACACAGGCTATTATGAAGCAGAAGTAGTGGACAAAAAACAAATCGTGATGCACTTCACCGTCGGCAATATCAAAAGTGATGTGGACGTATTGACCAGACCAAGAAGGGGCTACTCCAAATACCGTGAGTCCGTTCCTTTTGTATTGGGGCGTGATGGTACGATTTATCAATTGTTTTCTTCGAGTTATTGGTCACACCATTTAGGTAAAGGCACCATTGGTGGCAATGAGGAAATGAGCAAACAATCTATTGCCATCGAAATTTCCAATTACGGCCCTTTGCTTCCTCGAAACGGAAAATTAGAAACAGTTTATTCGAGAACTAAGACCAATCCCAACTATGTAGATGTGTATTGTTCCATGGAGGATTCTACCAAATATATCAAATTGGACAAACCCTACAAAGGCTATCAGTACTACGCCAATTTTACGCACCAACAATATGAAACCTTGATTGTCTTGTTGCGATACTTAACAGCGACTTACGATATTCCAAGAGAATTTCTGCCCGAAGACATTCGATTTGATGCAACAGAAAAAAATACAACCTTCAAAGGTGTTCTCACACATCTCAATTATAGAGCAACAGGAAAATGGGATATTGGCCCCGCATTTGATTGGGAGAGGGTTATCAGAGGTGTTCAGGCTGAAAAATACGAACCTCATTTTGCAGATGTGGGTGAGGAATAG
- a CDS encoding tail fiber domain-containing protein, whose product MPFSFKKTVYFSFVAILMLLLSHPISAQIKYQPNTNIGTSGSVGGGDCCKNAQGNCVKIGTNIPCPGVSNCVPCNQQSNPTTSGWGQAGTGVACSDCDKPLLIDKYGQVSIEKTLTLGGGKLLAGNQGIGIAGNFEPVKANAFNLGSANSPFKTVYAKKIVGQVSKYSDRRLKTDISALPYGLQTVMLLKPSIYHYKNNTEGKRELGLIAQDLQQTVPEVVDESDEFLSVDYAALIPVLIQAIQDQQTLIEAQKSTIEGQKTAMEQTQTELKDLRANLEEIMDFLQLKEKKVGVVED is encoded by the coding sequence ATGCCTTTTTCCTTCAAAAAAACAGTCTATTTTAGCTTTGTAGCCATCCTTATGCTGCTATTATCTCATCCTATTTCTGCACAAATCAAATACCAACCGAATACCAATATTGGGACTTCGGGTAGCGTTGGCGGAGGAGATTGCTGCAAAAATGCACAAGGAAATTGTGTTAAAATCGGAACAAACATTCCTTGTCCTGGTGTCAGCAATTGTGTTCCCTGCAACCAGCAAAGCAATCCTACTACTAGCGGTTGGGGACAAGCAGGTACAGGAGTTGCTTGTAGTGATTGCGACAAACCTCTGTTGATTGACAAATATGGTCAGGTTTCTATAGAAAAAACACTTACCCTCGGCGGAGGCAAATTGTTGGCAGGTAATCAAGGCATTGGCATTGCGGGAAATTTTGAACCTGTCAAAGCGAATGCCTTCAATCTCGGCAGTGCTAATAGCCCTTTTAAAACGGTATATGCCAAAAAAATAGTGGGACAGGTTTCTAAATATTCGGATAGAAGACTGAAAACCGATATTTCTGCTCTACCTTATGGACTTCAAACGGTGATGCTCTTGAAGCCAAGCATTTATCACTACAAAAACAACACCGAAGGCAAACGAGAATTGGGTTTGATTGCTCAAGACTTACAACAAACTGTTCCCGAAGTTGTCGACGAAAGCGATGAGTTTTTGAGTGTGGATTATGCGGCATTGATTCCTGTTTTGATTCAAGCAATTCAAGATCAACAGACTCTTATTGAAGCCCAAAAATCCACTATTGAAGGTCAAAAAACGGCAATGGAACAAACCCAGACGGAATTGAAGGATTTGAGGGCGAACTTGGAGGAGATTATGGATTTTCTTCAATTAAAGGAGAAGAAAGTGGGGGTTGTAGAAGATTGA
- a CDS encoding GNAT family N-acetyltransferase encodes MTLTFLNEFQIDTPTSMALNTLLQKSFPEVEYEGRDYFKQLPHYRILAKEGEQIIGQMGIDFRVMNLNGKVVNVFGVVALCVDSDFQGKGIGTKLMLEFEAIAKRYPNRIDALFLVTDLPQYYERLGYKTSTLHITWLKIHQHQNYGLGKELITDVYFMYKMISDKVWEDGELDLLGYMY; translated from the coding sequence ATGACCCTAACATTCCTCAATGAATTCCAAATAGATACGCCTACTTCAATGGCATTAAACACTCTACTTCAAAAGAGTTTTCCAGAGGTAGAGTACGAAGGCCGAGATTATTTCAAACAACTTCCGCATTACCGAATACTGGCAAAAGAAGGCGAGCAAATTATTGGGCAAATGGGGATTGACTTTCGGGTGATGAACTTGAATGGCAAGGTGGTGAATGTTTTTGGAGTAGTTGCTTTGTGTGTCGATTCTGATTTTCAAGGCAAAGGTATTGGCACAAAATTGATGTTGGAGTTTGAGGCAATTGCCAAACGGTATCCGAATAGAATTGATGCCTTGTTTTTGGTGACAGACTTACCACAATATTATGAAAGACTGGGTTACAAGACTTCAACTTTGCATATCACTTGGCTAAAAATTCACCAACACCAAAACTATGGTTTGGGGAAAGAACTTATTACGGATGTCTATTTTATGTACAAAATGATTTCGGATAAAGTGTGGGAAGATGGAGAGTTGGATTTGTTGGGGTATATGTATTGA
- a CDS encoding ATP-binding protein, producing the protein MNRNTKKELVGRVQERTILEQALQSDEAEMVAITGRRRVGKTFLVNTIYEGYIDFEVTGIQNTSKQKQLKNFAYQLSEFSGKPIEKQSDWLDAFIALIQYLKTKQGNGKQKSVVFLDELPWLATPKSGFLQGLSFFWNSWAVKQNIIVVICGSAASWMIQKVIDHKGGLHNRITKRIDLEPFNLKETEMYLKNRNIHLDRYQIIQLYMAMGGIPHYLKEIVRGKSAAQNIDAICFAKGGLLKKEFSRLYPALFKNAENHIAIIRALASKRQGLTRIELVKNAQLSDGGGINRVLDELIHSGFISSYYPYGKKKKNVLYRLTDEYSLFYLQFIEGTVNQGENIWQKLSQTQTYKSWSGYTFEGICLKHNPQIKRALSIGGVYSESSSFYQQGNQDMQGIQIDLLIDRNDHVINLFEIKFYNTFFVMTKTYAKSLQEKMAIFKAVTQTSKQIFVNLITTFGLLHNEHSIGLIDQILTLDDLFDN; encoded by the coding sequence ATGAATAGAAACACAAAAAAAGAGTTAGTAGGTAGAGTACAAGAACGAACTATTTTGGAGCAAGCACTACAATCTGATGAAGCCGAAATGGTAGCAATCACTGGACGACGAAGGGTTGGAAAGACTTTTTTGGTAAACACTATCTATGAAGGTTACATTGATTTTGAAGTAACGGGTATTCAAAATACTTCTAAACAAAAACAATTGAAGAATTTTGCCTACCAACTTTCAGAATTTTCAGGAAAACCTATTGAAAAACAAAGCGATTGGTTGGATGCTTTTATTGCTTTGATTCAATACCTCAAAACCAAACAAGGCAATGGAAAACAAAAAAGTGTAGTATTTTTGGATGAACTACCTTGGTTGGCAACTCCCAAATCGGGTTTTCTACAAGGATTGAGTTTTTTTTGGAATAGTTGGGCAGTAAAACAAAATATTATTGTGGTCATTTGTGGTTCTGCGGCTTCATGGATGATTCAGAAAGTTATCGACCACAAAGGAGGACTACACAATAGAATCACTAAACGGATTGACTTAGAGCCGTTTAATTTGAAGGAAACAGAAATGTACCTCAAAAATAGAAACATTCATTTGGATCGTTATCAAATCATTCAACTGTATATGGCAATGGGAGGTATTCCGCATTACCTCAAAGAAATAGTGCGGGGCAAAAGTGCTGCTCAAAACATTGATGCTATCTGTTTTGCAAAAGGAGGACTACTGAAAAAAGAGTTTTCAAGACTCTATCCTGCTCTCTTCAAAAATGCAGAAAATCACATTGCTATTATCAGAGCCTTGGCTTCAAAAAGACAAGGACTGACCCGAATAGAATTGGTAAAGAATGCACAACTATCTGATGGAGGTGGCATTAATAGAGTTTTGGATGAATTGATTCATTCAGGTTTTATTTCTTCCTATTATCCCTATGGAAAAAAGAAGAAAAATGTATTGTATAGATTGACAGATGAATACTCTTTATTTTATCTGCAATTCATTGAAGGAACGGTTAATCAGGGAGAGAATATTTGGCAAAAACTAAGTCAGACTCAAACCTACAAAAGTTGGAGTGGCTATACCTTTGAAGGAATTTGTCTAAAACACAACCCACAGATAAAGAGAGCCTTGAGCATTGGAGGTGTTTATTCAGAATCCTCCTCTTTTTATCAACAAGGAAATCAGGATATGCAGGGCATACAGATAGATCTACTTATTGACCGAAACGATCATGTAATCAATCTTTTTGAAATCAAGTTTTACAATACTTTTTTTGTCATGACAAAAACCTATGCCAAAAGCTTACAAGAAAAGATGGCTATTTTCAAAGCCGTTACCCAAACTTCTAAGCAAATATTTGTGAACTTAATTACTACTTTTGGTTTACTACACAACGAACATAGCATTGGATTGATAGATCAAATTCTGACTTTAGACGACTTATTCGACAACTAA